The following are from one region of the Marinomonas sp. CT5 genome:
- a CDS encoding GntR family transcriptional regulator — protein sequence MADFLYKGVVDWFLDQMSQEAIVPGDKMPSLRALSKQLGLSLNTVIHGYELLSEDGWIESRPKSGYFVCHRSETKPALLLAGDALRELANEGTKPAWSCLAHRGALVDQSDAFLSPAVRQEEVHLPVLGKGHLAVREAVIEYLKGLSIKAHASHLWLGQSPLAMFTQTVQTLTQRGDSVLVLTPCDPRITTTLQSLGRQVVALTAGERGVDLDLAIRCLRDKSIRLIVLPGQFSFPAGQLISNLSLRRWLAIIEETKLPVIEWDLCSHLAYRTGSLMAYKSLDSSDHIVYIGGVESKGAGRSACWCLPGRHQTLLEGAFLSADMALSDVQQIALSDALQTSSKRSLMKRARDVWANSERVKAHLESRLGEHVSFAASKGGISLWMRLSKPLEVASMTALLGSFRHAIVPGALVSHEADANYWLAVNVTLDDVEPLAKALAEHLVTDNVGQPEDDTELEENKVDKVESDLASPEESSQKDTTEGSKVSDEKEAKTSRNVTTEPLYNPMLDLINHDFG from the coding sequence GTGGCGGATTTTTTATATAAAGGTGTGGTGGATTGGTTTTTGGATCAGATGTCACAAGAGGCGATTGTGCCCGGTGATAAAATGCCGTCCTTGCGAGCGTTATCAAAGCAATTGGGTCTTAGCTTAAACACGGTCATACATGGCTATGAATTATTAAGTGAAGATGGCTGGATCGAGTCTCGCCCTAAATCTGGTTACTTTGTTTGTCATCGTAGTGAGACAAAACCGGCGCTATTATTGGCGGGTGATGCACTTCGTGAACTGGCTAATGAAGGTACTAAGCCGGCTTGGTCATGTCTTGCTCACCGTGGTGCTTTGGTCGATCAAAGTGATGCATTTTTAAGCCCGGCAGTTCGTCAAGAAGAAGTGCATCTTCCTGTACTCGGTAAAGGTCATTTAGCGGTTCGTGAAGCCGTCATTGAGTATCTAAAAGGGTTAAGCATTAAAGCGCATGCATCGCATCTTTGGTTAGGTCAGTCGCCTTTAGCCATGTTCACCCAAACAGTTCAAACACTGACTCAACGAGGTGACAGCGTCTTAGTATTAACGCCTTGTGATCCAAGAATTACGACTACATTACAAAGCTTAGGTCGGCAGGTGGTTGCTTTAACGGCAGGCGAACGAGGCGTTGATTTGGATTTAGCTATTCGTTGCTTGCGTGACAAATCGATTCGCCTGATTGTGTTACCGGGCCAGTTTTCGTTTCCAGCGGGTCAATTGATTAGTAACCTTAGTTTGCGCCGTTGGTTGGCGATTATTGAAGAAACCAAGTTACCAGTCATTGAGTGGGATTTGTGTTCTCATCTAGCTTATCGCACAGGTTCTTTAATGGCTTATAAATCTTTGGACTCATCCGATCATATTGTTTATATAGGCGGTGTGGAATCTAAAGGTGCTGGTCGTTCAGCCTGCTGGTGTTTACCGGGTCGCCATCAAACGTTGTTAGAAGGCGCTTTTTTGAGTGCTGATATGGCATTAAGTGATGTTCAGCAGATCGCATTGAGCGATGCTTTGCAGACAAGTAGTAAGCGTTCGCTAATGAAACGAGCCAGAGATGTTTGGGCGAATTCTGAACGTGTTAAAGCACATTTGGAATCTCGGCTTGGTGAGCATGTCAGCTTTGCAGCGAGCAAAGGCGGGATATCCTTGTGGATGCGGTTATCTAAACCATTAGAAGTGGCGAGCATGACCGCCTTATTAGGCAGCTTTCGTCACGCTATTGTCCCTGGTGCTTTGGTGAGTCATGAAGCGGATGCAAATTATTGGCTGGCGGTGAACGTTACTTTAGACGATGTGGAACCATTGGCCAAAGCACTAGCGGAACATTTAGTGACTGATAATGTTGGTCAACCTGAGGATGACACTGAATTAGAAGAAAATAAGGTCGACAAGGTTGAAAGTGATTTAGCATCGCCCGAAGAATCCAGTCAAAAGGATACAACAGAAGGCTCTAAAGTGAGTGATGAAAAGGAAGCGAAAACGTCTCGCAATGTCACAACAGAGCCGCTTTACAATCCCATGTTGGATCTAATTAATCATGATTTTGGTTAA
- a CDS encoding SufE family protein yields the protein MTDSANIKAQLQACRSKEETFKALVTLSKALPRLSTEEKIEDNKVKGCESAVWLIMEENNGIRHFKADSDAKLMRGVLVAILSLVEGKMLSEIQAMNLTIELEELNLSSYLTSSRTNGVLAILDRINKA from the coding sequence ATGACGGACTCAGCAAACATAAAAGCCCAACTGCAAGCCTGCCGAAGTAAAGAAGAAACCTTTAAAGCGTTAGTGACTTTAAGCAAAGCTTTACCGCGACTGTCTACCGAAGAAAAGATCGAAGACAACAAAGTAAAAGGCTGTGAAAGCGCCGTTTGGCTCATCATGGAAGAAAACAATGGCATACGCCACTTCAAAGCCGACAGTGACGCCAAACTCATGCGCGGCGTATTAGTCGCCATATTAAGCTTGGTAGAAGGAAAAATGCTGTCGGAAATACAAGCTATGAATTTGACCATCGAGCTGGAGGAACTGAATTTATCTAGCTACCTAACCAGCTCGAGAACCAATGGCGTGTTGGCGATTTTGGATAGAATAAACAAGGCATAA
- a CDS encoding LysE family translocator, whose protein sequence is MDYWLFLLICLVATFSPGPAVLLAIKNSANFGFWQSMKGVAGNVAAVMTLASLSAAGLGAIILASDLLFSLIKVLGGLYLMYLGVKAWNTRYTKPTLQKESKPLTTGKKLFTEAYVVGMSNPKAIAFYTAVFPQFIDLNQAVLPQFCLLAGTFACCSMVGLGFYALATTSISQYLARENINRLFHRLTGGIFIGFGLSLIFVNKS, encoded by the coding sequence ATGGATTATTGGTTGTTTTTGCTGATCTGCTTGGTAGCGACTTTTTCCCCCGGTCCAGCGGTGTTGCTCGCTATAAAGAACTCCGCTAATTTTGGTTTTTGGCAATCCATGAAGGGGGTGGCAGGCAACGTTGCGGCGGTAATGACCCTTGCCAGTTTATCGGCTGCAGGGTTGGGAGCCATTATTCTTGCTTCTGATTTACTGTTTAGCCTGATCAAAGTATTGGGCGGTTTATATTTAATGTATCTTGGCGTTAAAGCTTGGAATACTCGATATACAAAACCGACTCTACAAAAGGAATCGAAACCTTTAACTACAGGTAAAAAACTTTTTACTGAAGCTTATGTGGTTGGTATGAGTAATCCTAAAGCCATTGCATTCTACACTGCCGTATTTCCTCAGTTTATCGACTTGAATCAAGCCGTGCTGCCGCAATTTTGTTTATTAGCTGGGACATTTGCTTGTTGTTCTATGGTTGGCTTGGGTTTTTATGCATTAGCAACGACATCAATTAGTCAGTATCTAGCGAGAGAGAACATTAACCGACTCTTTCATCGATTAACTGGTGGAATATTTATTGGCTTTGGATTGTCATTGATATTTGTAAATAAAAGCTAA
- a CDS encoding phosphatase PAP2 family protein, whose product MRFYLTKITSNYKSLLDQARMTPSSYSQSSIHILLLFAAVLAVMALVGNWIGGYHFAFMEINQLSSGISPLLLENLTVFGDGVFLLALVLLFSCRNIRLHWTVLFTSIVAAVVVNLLKDYFAMPRPPAVLDPETFNLLGRAYKARSFPSGHTVTAFLIASMCFCYIKNMYFKISILILAALVGLSRVLLGVHWPMDVLVGGSLGIILGVGGVIITAKWKFGLCAFVHLFTMTLMVIACVAIFVDGNDYKLAMPMLYVVSAAALIQMVRSYIWVK is encoded by the coding sequence ATGCGTTTTTATCTCACCAAGATAACCTCAAATTATAAGTCGCTGTTAGATCAAGCAAGAATGACACCGTCGTCTTATTCTCAATCTAGTATCCATATTTTGCTGTTGTTTGCTGCTGTTCTAGCTGTGATGGCTTTAGTTGGAAATTGGATAGGGGGGTATCATTTTGCTTTCATGGAAATCAACCAACTGAGTTCAGGCATTTCACCGTTATTATTGGAAAACCTGACCGTTTTTGGCGATGGAGTGTTTCTGCTTGCCTTAGTACTGTTGTTTTCTTGTCGTAATATTCGTCTTCATTGGACGGTTTTGTTTACCAGCATTGTTGCTGCTGTTGTAGTTAATTTGCTGAAAGATTACTTCGCTATGCCGCGACCACCAGCTGTGCTTGATCCTGAGACCTTCAATCTTTTAGGAAGAGCCTATAAAGCACGTAGCTTTCCGTCTGGTCATACGGTAACGGCATTTTTGATTGCAAGTATGTGTTTTTGCTATATAAAAAATATGTATTTTAAAATATCTATCCTTATATTGGCTGCTTTAGTAGGCTTGAGCCGAGTACTACTTGGAGTGCATTGGCCAATGGATGTCCTAGTTGGTGGATCTTTAGGTATTATTCTTGGTGTGGGTGGTGTGATTATTACGGCAAAATGGAAGTTTGGTTTGTGCGCATTCGTTCACCTATTTACAATGACTTTAATGGTCATTGCTTGTGTTGCGATTTTTGTTGATGGTAATGACTATAAGCTGGCAATGCCAATGCTCTATGTGGTTTCAGCTGCCGCTTTGATTCAAATGGTAAGAAGTTATATTTGGGTTAAATAA
- a CDS encoding cysteine desulfurase translates to MAFDPSSLRHLFPILAQSAYDHPLVYLDNAATTQKPLPVLDAIQDYYRSINANVHRGAHFLSDRATNRFEQARDTVARFINAPEQSHIIWTKGTTEAINTVAFGLEHLLEKGDEILITSLEHHANLVPWQQLAFRTGARLRVLPLTSNGEWEPEFSRYFTDRTRIFAATQVSNAIGVATPLQMMLDLAKQQGAFTLVDGAQAVAHYPVDVQVLNCDFYVFSGHKMYAPTGIGVLYGKSHALEILMPFQTGGEMVRHVSYQATEFNVLPYRLEAGTPHIEGAIGLAAACDFLTAQDRPALLAWEQSLATHVFNRLQKEGGIEIYSPEKNTTLVSLSVPNIHILDLNAYLDSQGVGVRAGSHCAHPLMAQLGVAGTLRASFACYNTMEEADRFCDVLIEAIDLLNDE, encoded by the coding sequence ATGGCTTTTGATCCTTCTTCACTCCGTCACTTATTCCCTATTTTGGCGCAGTCAGCCTACGATCATCCATTAGTCTATTTAGATAATGCAGCGACCACACAAAAACCGTTACCCGTGTTGGATGCCATTCAAGATTATTACCGCAGCATTAATGCCAATGTTCATCGTGGTGCGCATTTCCTTAGTGACCGAGCAACCAATCGTTTTGAACAAGCCCGAGACACAGTCGCCCGCTTTATCAACGCGCCAGAGCAAAGCCATATCATTTGGACAAAAGGAACGACCGAAGCCATTAATACCGTTGCTTTTGGCCTTGAGCATTTACTCGAAAAAGGCGATGAAATCCTCATCACCAGTTTAGAACACCATGCCAATCTTGTGCCGTGGCAGCAATTGGCTTTTCGAACCGGTGCTCGACTTAGAGTTTTACCCTTAACCTCTAATGGCGAATGGGAGCCCGAGTTCAGTCGCTATTTTACCGATCGCACGCGTATCTTTGCTGCCACGCAAGTCTCCAATGCCATTGGTGTCGCTACCCCGTTACAAATGATGCTAGACCTCGCCAAACAACAAGGCGCCTTTACGCTGGTTGATGGTGCCCAAGCCGTAGCGCACTACCCTGTCGATGTACAAGTATTGAATTGTGATTTCTATGTCTTTTCAGGGCACAAGATGTACGCCCCCACAGGGATTGGCGTGCTTTATGGTAAAAGCCACGCGCTGGAAATATTGATGCCTTTTCAGACTGGTGGCGAGATGGTGCGTCATGTGTCTTACCAAGCCACTGAGTTCAATGTGCTGCCATATCGTCTAGAAGCTGGCACGCCTCATATTGAAGGCGCAATAGGATTGGCCGCGGCCTGTGATTTTCTTACTGCTCAAGATCGTCCAGCATTATTAGCTTGGGAGCAATCCCTCGCTACGCATGTTTTTAATCGTTTGCAGAAAGAAGGCGGCATCGAGATTTATTCTCCAGAAAAAAATACCACCTTGGTTTCCCTAAGTGTACCCAATATTCATATTTTGGATTTGAACGCTTACTTAGATAGCCAAGGTGTGGGGGTTAGAGCAGGAAGTCACTGTGCCCATCCTTTGATGGCGCAACTGGGTGTTGCAGGCACACTGCGTGCTTCTTTTGCTTGTTACAACACCATGGAAGAAGCCGATCGCTTCTGCGATGTATTAATTGAAGCCATAGACCTATTGAACGATGAGTAA
- a CDS encoding amino acid aminotransferase, whose amino-acid sequence MFEHIQAAPADPILGLNDAYRNETNPNKINLGVGVYKDEQGDTPILQSVKQAEQRLLTQEKTKSYLSIEGAPAYRTAVQSLLFGKNHPIIAKQLAQTAQTPGGTGALRVAAEFIKKHLPEATIWVSNPTWANHQSVFQSVGLEVGSYAYYNADNKSLDFEAMLASLSQVPEGDVVLFHGCCHNPTGIDPTPEQWYQLAKLCSKQGFLALFDFAYQGFGQGLNEDAQGLRTFIEHVPEMLIASSFSKNFGLYNERVGALTILCETAEQAEASFTQIKRCIRTNYSNPPSHGSAVVAEVLNDPELFALWESELTAMRTRIHEMRSLFVNTLRIKGVTQDFSFISQQQGMFSFSGLTPDQVAQLRKDFGIYIVGSGRINVAGMTHNNMDPLCEAIAEVLKS is encoded by the coding sequence ATGTTTGAACATATCCAAGCTGCTCCTGCAGACCCGATTCTTGGCCTGAATGACGCTTATAGAAATGAAACGAATCCCAATAAAATTAATTTGGGTGTTGGTGTATACAAAGACGAGCAGGGTGATACTCCGATCCTACAGTCTGTAAAGCAAGCAGAACAACGCTTGTTAACCCAAGAAAAAACCAAAAGCTACCTAAGTATTGAGGGGGCCCCCGCTTACCGGACTGCTGTACAGTCATTACTGTTTGGAAAGAATCATCCTATCATTGCCAAGCAGCTTGCTCAGACCGCCCAAACTCCTGGCGGAACAGGTGCATTACGCGTCGCCGCAGAATTCATTAAAAAGCATTTACCTGAAGCCACCATTTGGGTCAGTAACCCAACATGGGCCAACCATCAGTCTGTTTTTCAATCCGTTGGTTTAGAAGTCGGCAGCTATGCTTATTACAATGCTGATAACAAATCGTTAGATTTTGAAGCCATGCTGGCCAGTTTGTCTCAAGTCCCTGAAGGTGATGTTGTGTTATTCCATGGTTGCTGCCACAACCCGACAGGTATCGATCCGACGCCTGAGCAGTGGTATCAACTTGCCAAACTTTGCAGCAAGCAAGGTTTCTTAGCCTTATTCGACTTTGCTTACCAAGGTTTTGGGCAAGGCTTGAACGAAGATGCTCAAGGTTTACGTACCTTCATTGAACATGTACCTGAAATGCTCATTGCGAGCTCTTTCTCAAAGAACTTTGGCCTATACAATGAGCGAGTTGGTGCTTTAACCATTTTGTGTGAAACAGCGGAACAAGCCGAAGCATCTTTCACTCAAATTAAACGCTGTATTCGTACTAACTACTCGAACCCACCTTCACACGGTTCGGCGGTTGTCGCGGAAGTGCTTAATGACCCAGAACTTTTCGCATTATGGGAAAGTGAATTGACAGCCATGCGCACGCGTATCCACGAAATGCGTAGTCTGTTTGTTAATACTCTTAGAATCAAAGGGGTTACCCAAGATTTCTCGTTTATTTCACAACAACAAGGCATGTTCTCTTTTTCTGGCCTTACTCCAGACCAAGTGGCTCAGCTGCGTAAAGATTTCGGCATTTACATTGTTGGCTCAGGACGCATTAATGTTGCCGGAATGACTCACAACAATATGGATCCTCTTTGTGAAGCGATTGCTGAAGTCTTAAAAAGCTAA
- a CDS encoding DsbA family protein, translated as MTATLIYCYDPMCSWCWGFRPTWSKLQKALQDLVDKNQLTIQPMLGGLAIDSDKAMPDEMKSKLEATWHKIQNTLGSEFNFDFWRNAAPRRSTYPACRACYVARDTGLEEEMYHVIQEAYYLKAKNPSNLNTLIECAESIGMNADGFEKAMQHVKNQGLLEEEVEQARHLGLNSFPSLALLIGDKLTPIPLDYKDHSSMLRAIKKALL; from the coding sequence ATGACTGCCACACTCATTTATTGTTATGACCCCATGTGCAGCTGGTGTTGGGGATTCAGACCGACTTGGAGCAAACTACAAAAAGCGCTACAAGACTTAGTCGATAAAAACCAATTAACCATTCAGCCCATGCTAGGCGGCCTTGCTATCGATTCAGATAAAGCAATGCCTGATGAAATGAAAAGCAAACTCGAAGCAACATGGCACAAGATTCAAAACACGCTTGGCAGCGAATTTAACTTCGATTTCTGGAGAAACGCCGCTCCACGCCGCTCGACCTATCCGGCTTGTAGAGCTTGCTACGTGGCCAGAGACACAGGTTTAGAAGAAGAGATGTATCACGTCATCCAAGAAGCCTATTACCTAAAAGCTAAGAACCCATCAAATCTAAATACGCTTATTGAATGTGCAGAAAGTATCGGTATGAATGCAGACGGTTTTGAGAAAGCTATGCAGCATGTTAAAAACCAAGGTTTATTGGAAGAAGAAGTCGAACAAGCTCGGCACCTTGGTTTGAACTCATTTCCCTCTTTAGCCTTACTTATAGGTGATAAACTCACTCCCATTCCACTAGACTATAAAGATCATTCTAGTATGTTAAGGGCAATAAAAAAGGCGCTTCTGTAG
- the uvrD gene encoding DNA helicase II, whose protein sequence is MDVSFILDSLNDKQREAVAAPLQNSLVLAGAGSGKTRVLVHRIAWLMHAYELSPYSLMAVTFTNKAAREMQGRIEQLVGVPPQGMWVGTFHGLAHRLLRAHWRDAGLKENFQIMDSDDQLRLIKRIMRELNIDDTRWPPKQVSWFINAQKDEGRRAAHVPDSHDPFSKGMRELYYHYEEACERGGLLDFGELLLRAHELMLSTPALLRHYQERFRHVLVDEFQDTNTIQYAWLRIMVGSEGTITAVGDDDQSIYGWRGAKIENIHNFTKDFKDVDTIRLEQNYRSTGHILKAANGLIKNNDDRLGKELWTDSGDGEPISLYAGFNEQDEARFILGIIKQWRDKGTALTDMAILYRSNAQSRVIEECLVREQIAYRIYGGHRFYDRLEIKNALAYARLALDPNDDGAMERVINVPPRGIGERSIGTLREIARDNGCSMWQAAQEVVRQSLMPGRATNAIKAFLHLIEGLSTTVQQPDLNLNDIFEQIIEEAGLIPFHEKEKGEKGEARIENLKELVGAAGGFSWSDEDEEFSSPLMAFLDKAVLDAGDAQADEYQDAVQLMTLHSAKGLEFPLVFLTGVEENVFPSKMSFEEPGRLEEERRLCYVGITRAMEKLYITYAESRRLFGSESFNSPSRFIKELPQECLEEVRLRSQVSRPVSLQRPDYGYEKSKLQNSNVLNKYKAPEVSVNMGDRVNHPVFGEGLVINYEGQGPQARVQVNFDDEGTKWLVLSFAKLEVL, encoded by the coding sequence ATGGACGTTTCTTTTATCCTCGACTCACTGAATGACAAGCAGCGTGAAGCCGTTGCGGCTCCTTTGCAGAATAGCCTTGTTTTGGCTGGCGCTGGGTCAGGAAAAACCCGAGTCCTAGTGCATCGTATTGCTTGGTTGATGCACGCTTATGAATTGTCGCCTTATAGCCTGATGGCGGTAACTTTTACCAATAAAGCCGCTCGGGAAATGCAAGGTCGTATCGAGCAGCTGGTGGGCGTACCGCCGCAAGGCATGTGGGTCGGTACATTCCACGGTTTAGCACACAGACTGTTGCGTGCTCATTGGCGTGATGCTGGGCTAAAAGAAAATTTCCAGATAATGGACAGTGACGATCAACTTCGTCTCATCAAACGTATTATGCGAGAGCTAAACATCGATGATACTCGCTGGCCGCCTAAGCAAGTTTCTTGGTTTATTAATGCGCAAAAAGACGAAGGACGACGAGCGGCTCATGTGCCAGACAGCCATGACCCATTCTCCAAAGGTATGCGCGAGCTGTATTACCACTACGAAGAAGCCTGTGAGCGCGGTGGTTTACTGGATTTTGGTGAGCTGCTATTGCGGGCGCATGAATTGATGCTGAGTACCCCCGCCTTATTACGTCACTATCAAGAGCGCTTTCGTCATGTATTGGTAGACGAGTTTCAAGATACCAACACCATACAATACGCTTGGTTACGAATCATGGTGGGGAGCGAAGGCACGATTACCGCGGTAGGGGATGATGATCAGTCGATCTATGGCTGGCGTGGTGCCAAGATCGAAAATATCCATAATTTCACCAAAGATTTTAAAGACGTAGATACTATTCGCTTGGAGCAAAACTACCGCTCAACCGGCCATATCCTGAAAGCCGCTAACGGCTTAATCAAAAACAATGATGATCGACTAGGTAAAGAGCTGTGGACGGACAGTGGCGATGGCGAGCCAATCTCCTTGTATGCTGGTTTTAATGAACAAGATGAAGCGCGTTTTATCCTTGGCATCATCAAACAGTGGCGCGACAAGGGAACGGCTTTGACCGACATGGCGATTTTGTATCGCTCTAATGCTCAGTCGCGGGTTATCGAGGAATGTTTAGTTAGGGAACAGATTGCTTATCGAATTTATGGTGGGCACAGATTCTATGACCGTCTTGAGATCAAAAATGCCTTGGCTTATGCGCGTTTAGCGCTGGACCCGAATGATGACGGCGCTATGGAGCGGGTGATCAATGTACCTCCTCGTGGTATTGGTGAGCGAAGTATTGGTACCTTGCGCGAAATTGCTCGCGATAATGGCTGTTCTATGTGGCAAGCCGCGCAAGAGGTCGTACGTCAGTCCTTGATGCCGGGTCGTGCGACCAATGCGATCAAGGCATTTTTGCATCTCATCGAAGGCTTAAGCACCACGGTACAGCAGCCAGATTTGAACCTGAACGATATTTTTGAACAAATTATCGAAGAAGCGGGTTTGATTCCTTTCCATGAAAAAGAGAAAGGCGAGAAGGGCGAAGCTCGTATCGAAAACTTAAAAGAGTTGGTGGGAGCGGCTGGTGGTTTCAGCTGGAGTGATGAGGACGAAGAGTTTAGTTCTCCGCTGATGGCGTTCCTGGATAAAGCCGTATTGGATGCGGGCGATGCGCAAGCGGATGAATACCAAGATGCGGTACAGCTAATGACGCTTCACTCTGCAAAAGGTCTAGAGTTCCCGTTGGTGTTTTTAACGGGTGTGGAAGAAAACGTTTTCCCAAGCAAAATGTCTTTCGAAGAGCCAGGACGACTCGAAGAAGAGCGTCGTCTTTGCTATGTCGGCATTACGCGAGCCATGGAAAAGCTCTATATCACGTACGCGGAATCCCGTCGCTTATTTGGTAGTGAATCCTTTAATAGCCCATCACGCTTCATCAAAGAGCTACCACAAGAATGTTTGGAAGAAGTCCGCCTTCGTTCTCAGGTGAGCCGCCCTGTTTCCTTACAGCGACCTGATTACGGTTATGAAAAGAGCAAATTGCAAAACAGCAACGTGTTAAATAAATACAAAGCGCCTGAAGTCAGTGTGAATATGGGAGACCGAGTGAATCATCCTGTGTTTGGTGAAGGTCTCGTTATCAATTACGAAGGCCAAGGCCCACAAGCACGTGTACAGGTTAACTTCGATGATGAAGGCACCAAATGGCTGGTGTTGTCGTTTGCTAAGCTGGAAGTGCTTTAA
- the eptA gene encoding phosphoethanolamine--lipid A transferase EptA has product MNSNRSVSSNSGSFFKRGLTFKPSTSTFVIVLALLNAVLYNWPLLLFSLKNLDGLTLNGLHTLLVVFTVIYLVTTFVLYLLFMVSRRLGKTICVILALANSLAVYFVVSYNVILGTSMIGNILNTQYSESEQFLSPKLVIYFIVLGVIPAWLIIRTSVQKTSRLRLFIYLIITIIVSSTFLWQSQSKWLWIDDHAKQLGGRIMPWSYVGNTIRYKVQQSKENVVQTLLPDATFHSNEKTVVVLVIGESARAENFSLYGYNKPTNPLLTASNVITMKNATSCATYTTAAVKCILSHNDPSGVFSENFEPLPSYLERQGIDVFWRTKNWGEPPIKVASYLDGGDLKANCKGDECDYDGVLLSHLADQIEASDKQKIFVVLHQTGSHGPSYYTKYPKEFEVFKPVCRSVELSNCTQEELINAYDNTILYNDHFLDQLRLTLKSLKNTSSAYLYISDHGESLGENGIYLHGTPYSIAPEQQLKVPFFVWMSPSFIAQRHVSVDKLKARKVNTQANIFHSVMGAFDMDSKIYNKDLDIFRAARQP; this is encoded by the coding sequence ATGAATAGCAATCGCTCTGTTTCGTCTAACTCAGGCTCTTTTTTCAAGCGCGGCCTAACATTCAAGCCTAGTACTTCGACCTTCGTAATCGTATTAGCTTTATTAAATGCCGTATTATACAACTGGCCTTTATTGCTCTTTTCATTAAAGAATTTAGACGGCTTAACCTTAAATGGCCTGCATACTTTACTGGTTGTCTTTACCGTTATTTATCTTGTCACCACCTTCGTGCTCTACCTACTCTTTATGGTTTCTCGGCGCTTAGGAAAAACAATTTGTGTCATACTGGCTTTAGCCAATTCATTAGCAGTGTACTTTGTGGTGAGTTACAACGTCATTCTCGGTACCAGTATGATTGGCAATATTTTAAACACTCAGTATTCTGAATCAGAACAGTTTTTAAGCCCTAAGTTAGTCATCTACTTTATTGTCCTAGGGGTTATACCTGCTTGGTTAATCATTCGTACTTCCGTGCAAAAAACCTCAAGACTACGACTCTTTATATACCTCATTATTACCATAATCGTGTCCTCTACTTTTCTATGGCAATCTCAAAGTAAATGGCTTTGGATCGATGACCACGCTAAGCAATTAGGTGGAAGAATCATGCCTTGGTCATATGTCGGCAACACAATACGTTATAAAGTGCAGCAATCTAAAGAAAACGTAGTACAAACCTTATTACCTGATGCCACTTTTCATTCAAATGAAAAAACGGTTGTTGTCCTTGTTATCGGCGAGTCAGCACGTGCCGAGAATTTTTCTCTTTATGGTTATAACAAGCCCACTAATCCGCTTTTAACAGCATCGAACGTTATTACTATGAAGAACGCCACATCGTGTGCAACATACACCACGGCTGCCGTGAAATGTATTCTGTCTCATAATGATCCAAGCGGCGTTTTTTCCGAAAATTTCGAACCCTTACCCAGCTACCTAGAGCGACAAGGCATTGACGTATTTTGGCGGACAAAAAACTGGGGAGAGCCGCCTATCAAAGTTGCCAGTTATCTTGATGGTGGTGATTTAAAAGCCAACTGTAAAGGCGATGAATGTGATTACGATGGTGTGTTATTAAGTCATTTGGCTGATCAAATAGAAGCATCGGATAAACAAAAAATCTTTGTTGTACTTCATCAAACAGGAAGTCACGGACCGTCTTATTATACGAAATACCCAAAAGAGTTTGAGGTTTTCAAGCCTGTTTGTCGCTCTGTTGAATTAAGTAACTGCACACAAGAAGAACTAATCAATGCTTATGACAATACCATTCTGTATAACGATCACTTTTTAGATCAATTGCGTCTGACACTAAAAAGTCTAAAGAACACTTCCAGTGCGTATCTTTATATATCAGATCACGGAGAGTCACTTGGGGAAAATGGTATTTATTTACACGGAACACCTTATTCGATAGCTCCTGAACAGCAATTAAAAGTGCCATTTTTTGTATGGATGTCACCTTCTTTTATCGCACAGAGACACGTTTCCGTCGATAAGTTAAAAGCTCGTAAAGTGAACACCCAAGCCAATATTTTTCACAGTGTCATGGGCGCCTTTGATATGGATAGTAAGATTTATAATAAAGACTTAGACATATTCAGAGCAGCACGTCAGCCATAA